The following proteins come from a genomic window of Pseudomonas sp. MAG733B:
- a CDS encoding MFS transporter → MSLNALEAGVSPAVSHDEEKALVSKVAWRLMPLIMVCYLFAFFDRINISFAKFQLQTDLSLSDTAYGLGAGLFVVGYVIFEVPSNMMLYKVGARRWIARIMMSWGLATALMVFVNSEWQFYTLRFVIGAMEAGFAPGVLYYLTLWFPQHYRGRITSMLFLSSAFAGLVGAPFSGLVLQHLDGFMDMRGWHWLFLLGGVPCIGLGLLVLTLLKDRIEDAHWLTPSEKTLLASRIAHHEPHKSGGSLLAALRIPGFLTLGLIYFLIQVASYGLNFWAPQLIRSAGTESPVMIGLLTAIPYICGAISMVVIGRLSDASGERRKFVAGLVAVGAIGFFCAGIFANHTTFLIVALGLLGAGIIASIPSFWTLPPKLLAGAGAGAAGGIAVINTLGQFGGIVSPVMVGRIKDLTGSTTPALYVIGVCALIAVALLMWGLPQKLRTLDKF, encoded by the coding sequence ATGAGCCTCAATGCACTGGAGGCCGGCGTGAGCCCGGCCGTTAGCCACGATGAAGAAAAAGCACTGGTCAGCAAGGTCGCCTGGCGCCTGATGCCGCTGATCATGGTCTGCTACCTGTTCGCGTTTTTCGATCGCATCAACATCAGCTTCGCCAAGTTCCAGTTGCAGACTGACCTGAGCCTGAGCGACACCGCGTACGGCCTCGGCGCCGGGTTGTTCGTGGTCGGTTACGTGATTTTCGAAGTGCCGAGCAACATGATGCTGTACAAGGTCGGCGCCCGTCGCTGGATCGCCCGGATCATGATGTCCTGGGGGCTTGCGACCGCACTGATGGTCTTCGTCAACAGCGAATGGCAGTTCTACACCCTGCGCTTCGTGATCGGTGCGATGGAAGCCGGTTTCGCTCCCGGCGTGCTGTATTACCTGACGCTGTGGTTCCCGCAACACTATCGTGGCCGCATCACGTCGATGCTGTTTCTGTCCTCGGCCTTCGCCGGTCTGGTCGGCGCACCGTTCTCCGGTCTGGTGCTGCAACACCTCGACGGTTTCATGGACATGCGCGGCTGGCACTGGTTGTTCCTGCTTGGTGGCGTGCCGTGCATCGGCCTCGGTTTGCTGGTGCTGACCTTGCTCAAGGATCGCATCGAAGACGCCCATTGGCTGACGCCGTCGGAGAAGACGCTGCTGGCCAGCCGCATCGCTCACCATGAACCACACAAAAGTGGCGGATCGCTGCTCGCGGCGCTGCGGATTCCGGGATTCCTGACCCTCGGCCTGATCTACTTCCTGATTCAGGTGGCGTCCTACGGCTTGAACTTCTGGGCGCCGCAACTGATTCGCAGCGCAGGGACCGAGAGCCCGGTGATGATTGGTTTGCTGACCGCCATTCCGTACATCTGCGGCGCGATCAGCATGGTGGTGATCGGGCGCTTGTCCGATGCTTCCGGCGAACGCCGCAAGTTCGTCGCCGGTCTGGTTGCGGTCGGTGCTATCGGCTTCTTCTGCGCGGGGATTTTCGCTAACCACACGACGTTCCTGATTGTCGCGCTGGGCCTGCTCGGCGCCGGGATCATCGCCTCCATCCCGAGCTTCTGGACCCTGCCGCCGAAACTGCTGGCCGGTGCCGGCGCGGGGGCCGCGGGCGGGATTGCGGTGATCAATACCCTGGGCCAATTCGGCGGTATCGTCAGCCCGGTCATGGTTGGCCGGATCAAGGACCTGACCGGCAGCACCACTCCGGCGCTGTATGTCATTGGTGTCTGTGCGCTGATCGCCGTGGCGCTGCTGATGTGGGGACTGCCGCAGAAGTTGCGCACCCTCGACAAGTTCTAA
- a CDS encoding DMT family transporter, whose protein sequence is MSTLHWAGLLLLAAFAGAVVPFQSAINVNLGRGLGHPLWATLASLVVSILVLLPIMLALRLPLPSLAFISKAPLWMWAGGAFGVCFISLALVLLPKLGASGFMALALAGQVVASLLLDHFGWFGLVERQVTLPKVFGATLLIGGVVLIQFGGAAGKAMTATS, encoded by the coding sequence ATGAGTACGTTGCATTGGGCCGGCCTGTTGCTGCTGGCCGCGTTCGCCGGGGCGGTGGTGCCGTTTCAGAGTGCGATCAACGTCAATCTCGGGCGCGGATTAGGTCATCCGTTGTGGGCGACATTGGCCTCGTTGGTGGTGAGTATTCTGGTGTTGCTGCCGATCATGCTGGCGCTACGTTTGCCGCTGCCTTCGCTGGCGTTTATCAGTAAGGCGCCATTGTGGATGTGGGCGGGTGGCGCGTTTGGGGTGTGTTTTATTTCGCTGGCGTTGGTGCTGCTGCCCAAGCTCGGCGCATCGGGGTTCATGGCGTTGGCGCTGGCGGGGCAAGTGGTGGCTTCGCTGTTGCTCGATCACTTTGGCTGGTTTGGCCTGGTGGAGCGGCAGGTGACATTGCCCAAGGTGTTTGGAGCAACGTTGTTGATTGGCGGGGTGGTGTTGATTCAGTTTGGTGGGGCGGCGGGGAAAGCGATGACGGCGACGTCTTGA
- a CDS encoding LysR family transcriptional regulator yields the protein MHQMNDLRRIDLNLLVILDALLSEQHVTRAAERLHLSQPAVSHALARLRDLLGDPLLVRAGASLVPTSRALELMAPLAEALAQVQSLLAPNAFDPATAKRTFRLAMSDYGAAMVLPGLIRTLRREAPGIDLQIGHASREGMLDGVLNGDIDIAAAVFPEIPNELRSTPLFEEHYACLVDRSSLPANGILDLPTYLSRPHVLLEMRGSGTPEIERALTSLRERRRVAVSLPHWRVAPEFISGTDLILTVASRALRDIDTSTLVVVPPPFEIPSFTFVLVWHKRRGGDQALNWLNERIAEGIKG from the coding sequence ATGCATCAGATGAATGATCTGCGCCGCATCGACCTCAACCTGCTGGTGATCCTCGACGCCTTGCTCAGCGAGCAGCACGTCACCCGCGCCGCCGAACGTTTGCACCTGAGTCAACCGGCGGTCAGCCATGCGTTGGCGCGGTTGCGCGATTTGCTGGGCGATCCGCTGCTGGTGCGTGCCGGTGCCAGCCTTGTGCCGACGTCGCGAGCGCTGGAACTGATGGCGCCGCTGGCCGAAGCCCTGGCTCAGGTGCAATCGCTGCTGGCGCCGAACGCTTTCGATCCGGCCACCGCCAAGCGCACCTTTCGCTTGGCCATGTCCGACTACGGCGCTGCGATGGTCTTGCCGGGACTGATCCGCACGCTGCGCCGCGAAGCCCCCGGCATCGACCTGCAAATCGGCCACGCCAGCCGTGAAGGCATGCTCGACGGCGTACTCAACGGTGATATCGATATCGCCGCCGCCGTATTTCCAGAAATCCCCAACGAATTACGCAGCACCCCACTGTTCGAAGAGCACTACGCCTGCTTGGTGGATCGCAGCAGCCTGCCCGCAAACGGCATCCTCGATCTGCCGACATATCTGAGTCGCCCCCATGTCCTGCTGGAAATGCGCGGCAGCGGCACTCCGGAAATCGAGCGTGCCCTGACCAGCCTCCGTGAGCGCCGCCGCGTCGCCGTCAGCCTGCCGCACTGGCGCGTCGCCCCGGAATTCATCAGCGGCACCGACCTGATCCTCACTGTCGCCTCCCGCGCATTGCGCGACATCGACACGTCAACGTTGGTCGTCGTGCCACCGCCGTTTGAGATTCCGTCGTTTACCTTTGTTTTGGTGTGGCACAAGCGGCGGGGCGGGGATCAGGCGTTGAATTGGTTGAATGAGCGGATTGCCGAAGGGATCAAAGGCTGA
- a CDS encoding LysE family translocator, whose protein sequence is MTPSLLMAVLASGFIYGITPGPGVLAVFGIGAAHGRRAGAGFLCGHLLGDVIWCSTALVAIVGAREIGSTAFDVLGVLSGLYLFWLGWRAVRARRNAAETPQGPARQPFWHGILFGLTNPKAYPVAVATFTALLSSRAELLTWSMLPWLIFLSFVGGLFAYAILIGIVGARRVRTLYQRHELAITRLCGVMFIGFAINALAHALPGLVTNKA, encoded by the coding sequence ATGACCCCCTCGCTGCTGATGGCCGTGCTCGCTTCGGGATTCATCTATGGCATCACCCCGGGACCGGGCGTGCTGGCCGTGTTTGGCATCGGTGCGGCGCATGGGCGACGGGCGGGGGCGGGGTTTCTTTGCGGGCATTTGCTGGGCGACGTGATCTGGTGCAGCACCGCGCTGGTGGCGATTGTCGGCGCGCGAGAAATCGGCAGCACCGCGTTTGACGTGCTGGGCGTGCTGAGCGGGCTCTATCTGTTCTGGCTCGGCTGGCGTGCGGTGCGGGCGCGTCGCAACGCTGCCGAGACACCGCAAGGCCCGGCGCGTCAGCCGTTTTGGCACGGCATTCTGTTCGGCTTGACCAATCCGAAGGCGTATCCGGTCGCCGTGGCCACGTTCACGGCATTGTTGTCGAGCCGCGCCGAGTTGCTGACCTGGTCGATGCTGCCATGGCTGATCTTCCTGAGCTTCGTCGGTGGCCTTTTCGCCTACGCTATCCTCATCGGCATTGTCGGAGCGCGCCGTGTGCGCACCTTGTACCAACGCCACGAGCTGGCGATTACCCGATTGTGCGGGGTGATGTTCATCGGTTTCGCCATCAATGCTTTGGCACATGCGCTGCCGGGGCTGGTGACGAACAAGGCTTGA
- a CDS encoding diguanylate cyclase: MTTRNSAPLASYIDLLLDAVCAVDKQGRFVFVSAACERIFGYSPDELIGQQMIDLVHPADRQRTLDAAREIMGGDPKLNFENRYLRKDGQVVHILWSARWSEVDQLRIAVARDITERKQAESRQAALYAISEAAHAAEDLLALFKRIHLIIGEWLPALNFSVALYDEHCAQLNFPYHVDDHEPEPEQPGTITGRLCAEVIRTGLPILLTPDQENPPEGFEVLVTGQNSPCWLGVPLNSQNGTIGALIVKSIPGGERYTEQDKELLQYVCAQVATAIERKQLHARLQRMAQYDQLTQLPNRELLRDRLKIAIDAARADCGRMALLYVDLDRFKQVNDTHGHAVGDMLLQTVANRLKGCVRETDTVARIGGDEFVVLLHSIHASGDADCVAGKIRQVLAAPLRLDGHSLHIQPSIGVAQYPEHGTEEKQLFRHADEAMYTAKREHHLRLV, encoded by the coding sequence ATGACCACCAGAAATTCCGCTCCGTTGGCGAGCTACATCGACCTCTTGCTGGACGCCGTTTGCGCGGTCGACAAACAAGGTCGCTTCGTTTTTGTCAGTGCCGCCTGCGAGCGCATTTTCGGCTACAGCCCTGACGAATTGATCGGCCAGCAAATGATCGATCTGGTGCACCCGGCCGATCGCCAGCGCACCCTTGATGCCGCACGCGAAATCATGGGCGGCGATCCCAAACTCAATTTCGAAAACCGCTATCTGCGCAAGGATGGCCAGGTTGTGCACATCCTCTGGTCGGCGCGCTGGTCGGAGGTCGATCAACTGCGCATCGCCGTCGCCCGCGATATCACCGAGCGCAAGCAGGCCGAGTCCCGGCAAGCGGCGTTGTATGCGATTTCCGAAGCGGCGCATGCGGCGGAGGATTTGCTGGCGCTGTTCAAGCGCATTCATCTGATCATCGGCGAGTGGTTGCCGGCGCTGAATTTCTCCGTGGCCTTGTATGACGAACATTGCGCGCAGCTGAATTTCCCCTATCACGTCGACGACCACGAGCCAGAACCCGAACAGCCCGGCACGATCACCGGGCGACTGTGCGCTGAGGTCATCCGTACCGGCCTGCCGATCCTGCTGACCCCGGACCAGGAAAATCCACCCGAGGGCTTCGAGGTGTTGGTGACCGGGCAGAACTCGCCTTGCTGGCTCGGCGTGCCGCTGAACTCGCAAAACGGCACCATCGGCGCACTGATCGTCAAAAGCATTCCCGGTGGGGAGCGCTACACCGAGCAGGATAAAGAGCTGTTGCAGTACGTCTGCGCCCAGGTCGCGACGGCGATCGAGCGCAAGCAATTGCATGCGCGGCTGCAACGCATGGCCCAGTACGACCAGTTGACCCAACTGCCTAACCGCGAATTGCTGCGTGACCGGCTGAAGATAGCCATAGATGCGGCCCGCGCAGATTGCGGACGCATGGCGCTGCTGTATGTCGATCTCGACCGCTTCAAGCAAGTCAACGACACCCACGGCCATGCGGTCGGCGATATGTTGCTGCAAACCGTGGCCAATCGTCTCAAGGGCTGCGTGCGCGAAACCGACACGGTGGCGCGCATTGGCGGTGACGAGTTTGTGGTGTTGCTGCACAGCATCCACGCCTCTGGCGATGCCGACTGCGTGGCCGGGAAAATCCGTCAGGTGCTGGCCGCACCGCTGCGCCTGGACGGACACAGCTTGCATATCCAGCCAAGCATCGGCGTGGCCCAATACCCCGAACACGGCACGGAAGAAAAACAGCTATTCCGTCACGCCGACGAAGCGATGTACACCGCCAAGCGTGAGCATCACCTGCGGCTCGTCTGA
- a CDS encoding KGG domain-containing protein: protein MPNSRNSNSGNFANDRTKASEAGRKGGKTTTTTVDKEPKPDMGRKPAQKSK, encoded by the coding sequence ATGCCTAACTCAAGAAACTCGAACTCGGGAAACTTCGCCAACGATCGAACGAAGGCGTCTGAAGCCGGTCGCAAAGGTGGGAAAACCACCACCACGACTGTCGATAAAGAGCCTAAACCCGATATGGGCCGCAAGCCCGCACAGAAATCGAAGTAA
- a CDS encoding DUF4142 domain-containing protein has translation MNRMATRLRNSGFAVLLGLIANSAFAQTPTEFINDASAKGVAEIEASRLAHQKSESKEVKDYTIVVINDRTTANQHLAKIAKQLDLPVAPREEVVEKAKTLMPEVMEGTTFDETYAASQVKTTQEAIEQLEQTAQTTDVPEIKAFAEETLPKLQNHLQMARALQASR, from the coding sequence ATGAACCGCATGGCCACCCGATTACGCAACAGCGGTTTTGCCGTGTTACTGGGCCTGATTGCCAACAGTGCCTTCGCCCAGACACCCACTGAATTCATCAACGATGCCTCGGCCAAAGGTGTGGCCGAAATCGAAGCCAGTCGTTTGGCGCATCAGAAATCTGAATCCAAAGAGGTCAAGGATTACACCATCGTCGTGATCAACGACCGCACCACCGCCAACCAGCACCTGGCGAAAATCGCCAAGCAACTGGATCTGCCCGTGGCGCCGCGTGAGGAAGTGGTGGAAAAGGCCAAGACCTTGATGCCAGAGGTCATGGAAGGCACAACCTTCGACGAGACCTACGCGGCAAGCCAGGTGAAAACCACACAGGAAGCCATCGAGCAACTTGAGCAAACGGCACAAACCACCGACGTGCCGGAAATCAAAGCGTTCGCCGAAGAAACCCTGCCCAAACTGCAAAATCATCTGCAGATGGCCAGGGCGCTGCAGGCCAGTCGCTAG
- a CDS encoding low affinity iron permease family protein has translation MKFAKVAQKLALWAGSPTTFMGAIILIFLWAVSGPFFGYNDTWQLVINTSTTIITFLMVFLIQNTQNRDTDILHLKVDELLRVTKEAQNAMLGLEALDLKELEALRKQYRTLGEGQTVSLDGTVVQEDGKQDLNKC, from the coding sequence ATGAAATTCGCAAAAGTTGCGCAGAAACTCGCCCTGTGGGCCGGCAGCCCCACCACCTTCATGGGCGCGATCATTCTGATTTTCTTGTGGGCGGTGAGTGGGCCGTTTTTTGGTTACAACGACACTTGGCAGTTGGTGATCAATACCTCGACCACCATCATCACATTCCTGATGGTGTTCCTGATCCAGAACACGCAGAACCGCGACACGGACATTTTGCATTTGAAGGTTGATGAGTTGTTGCGGGTGACCAAGGAAGCGCAGAACGCGATGCTTGGGCTTGAGGCGTTGGACCTCAAGGAACTGGAGGCGCTGAGAAAGCAGTATCGAACTCTTGGCGAGGGCCAGACCGTTTCCCTGGACGGCACCGTCGTCCAGGAAGATGGCAAGCAGGATCTGAATAAATGCTGA
- the tam gene encoding trans-aconitate 2-methyltransferase, whose protein sequence is MSWSAKQYVAFEDERTRPARDLLAAIPAGDVRSAIDIGCGPGNSTELLVERFSGAAVRGLDSSTDMIEAARKRLPNVQFDIADIDTWNDSGPFDVIFANAVLQWVPDHATLLPTLVNKLAPGGSLAIQMPDNLNEPSHRLMREVAADGPWAGKLAGAAGQRTDMESASGYYSILRACCSRVDVWRTTYHHPLADGASGVVEWFKGSGLRPFLEPLNEAERAQYLKQYQAAIEKAYPALSDGSVLLPFPRLFLVATR, encoded by the coding sequence ATGAGTTGGTCCGCCAAACAATACGTCGCTTTTGAAGATGAACGCACCCGTCCGGCCCGAGACCTGCTGGCGGCAATTCCCGCCGGGGATGTGCGCTCGGCCATCGACATCGGTTGTGGTCCGGGTAACTCCACCGAGTTGCTGGTGGAGCGTTTTTCCGGCGCTGCGGTCCGTGGCTTGGACAGTTCCACCGACATGATCGAGGCCGCACGAAAGCGCCTGCCGAATGTGCAGTTTGATATCGCGGATATCGACACCTGGAACGACAGCGGTCCGTTCGACGTGATTTTCGCCAACGCAGTGCTGCAGTGGGTGCCTGATCACGCCACGTTGCTGCCTACGCTGGTGAACAAACTTGCGCCCGGTGGCAGCCTGGCAATTCAGATGCCGGACAATCTCAACGAACCTTCACATCGCTTGATGCGCGAAGTCGCCGCTGATGGACCGTGGGCAGGCAAACTGGCGGGCGCCGCTGGCCAGCGAACTGACATGGAAAGTGCCAGCGGCTACTACTCGATATTGAGAGCCTGCTGCTCCCGCGTCGATGTGTGGCGCACCACTTACCATCATCCGCTGGCGGACGGTGCCTCGGGCGTAGTCGAGTGGTTCAAGGGCAGCGGTTTGCGACCGTTTCTCGAACCGCTGAATGAGGCTGAACGCGCGCAGTATCTGAAGCAGTATCAGGCGGCTATCGAAAAGGCTTATCCGGCGCTCAGCGATGGTTCGGTGCTGCTGCCGTTCCCACGTTTGTTTTTGGTGGCAACGCGCTGA